The Candidatus Cloacimonadota bacterium sequence CCGCAGGGAGCGGAAAAACAACTGATCTACGCTGCGACTCGCAGGAAAGTTCCTAATAAAGGCGGTCTGCCGATGGATGTAAAGGTTGTCGTGCAGAATGTCGGTACAGCGATCGCTGTTTATGAAGCTGTTCGTTATAAAAAACCTCTGATCGATAGAGTTATCACGGTCAGCGGAAAGATCGTTAAAAAACCGAAGAACATCAAAGCCAGGATAGGCACTTTGTTTTCCGACCTGCTCGATTTTTGTGAGGGAACAACCGCAGAGATCGGGAAAGTCATATCCGGTGGTCCGATGATGGGATTTGCTGTTTCAACTCTGGAAACTCCGATGATAAAGGGCAGTTCGGGTTTGCTTCTGTTCGATAAAAAAGAAGCGCAGAAAGAAGATGAATATACCTGTCTCCGCTGCGGCAGATGTGTCGATGTCTGCCCCATGGAACTTGTTCCCAGTTTGATCGCTCATAGTGTTCGCTACGATGATTTCGAAATGGCAGACAAGTATGGAGTTATGGATTGTATCAAATGCGGAAGTTGTGCTTATGTCTGTCCTTCTCATATTAAACTTATCCAATGGATCGATATCGGGAAGATAAAAGTTACGGAGATGAGGAATAAGGGGTAAGAGGTTCAGGATTCAGGATTCAAGTTTCAGGATGCGAGGTGATTCTGAAACAACCTGGTGAATTCTGTTTCGGAATAGAATAAAGAAACTTGCCAGATTTCTGAAATTTGGCAAGTTTTAAAAGACATAAATGAATATCAAAACGGAGGATTTATGAGCGATATTTATGCTGTTTCGGCAGCTCCGCACATAAAACAGAGAATATCGGTTTCGTCAGTAATGTGGCAGGTTGTGCTCGCTCTCTCACCTGCTCTGCTGGCAAGTATATACTTTTTTGGAATAAGAACATTACTTCTAACGATCTATGCTGTCGCAGCAGCAATTATCACCGAAACTCTGATCCAGAAATTGAGAAAAATTCCAATCACAGTAACTGACGGAAGTGCAGTTGTAACCGGAATATTGCTGGCTTTTAATCTGAATGTCGAATCTCCCTGGTGGTTGCCGGTTGTCGGTTCTGTTTTTGCGATCGCGATTGGGAAACAGGTTTTTGGAGGTTTAGGTCATAATCCGATGAATCCGGCACTTCTGGCAAGAGCATTTCTGGTCGCATCCTGGCCTACTTTAACAACAGCTGGCTGGACAGCAACACGACTAAAGTCTTTCAGCGGAATTGCTAATATTGAAGGATTATCCATAAAAGCCCAGACTTTGATCACTTCCGCTACTCCTCTTGGTGTTGCCAAACAAATCCGTGATGTCGCCTATCTTGGAACCGCTGAAACAGATGTAATCATGAATAAACTCGCAGATTTCGGCACGATCCAGAATCTTTTCTGGGGAAATGTAGGCGGAGTGATCGGTGAAGTTTCTGCGGCTGCTCTTTTAATTGGAGCAGCTTATCTCGCTTATAAACACATCATCGAATGGAGAATTCCGGTTTTTTACATTGGCACTGTTTTT is a genomic window containing:
- a CDS encoding RnfABCDGE type electron transport complex subunit C, which encodes PQGAEKQLIYAATRRKVPNKGGLPMDVKVVVQNVGTAIAVYEAVRYKKPLIDRVITVSGKIVKKPKNIKARIGTLFSDLLDFCEGTTAEIGKVISGGPMMGFAVSTLETPMIKGSSGLLLFDKKEAQKEDEYTCLRCGRCVDVCPMELVPSLIAHSVRYDDFEMADKYGVMDCIKCGSCAYVCPSHIKLIQWIDIGKIKVTEMRNKG
- a CDS encoding RnfABCDGE type electron transport complex subunit D translates to MSDIYAVSAAPHIKQRISVSSVMWQVVLALSPALLASIYFFGIRTLLLTIYAVAAAIITETLIQKLRKIPITVTDGSAVVTGILLAFNLNVESPWWLPVVGSVFAIAIGKQVFGGLGHNPMNPALLARAFLVASWPTLTTAGWTATRLKSFSGIANIEGLSIKAQTLITSATPLGVAKQIRDVAYLGTAETDVIMNKLADFGTIQNLFWGNVGGVIGEVSAAALLIGAAYLAYKHIIEWRIPVFYIGTVFVLTFIFGGVNGLFSASIMLPVFHIFAGGLILGAFFMATDLVTSPVTKKGRIYFGIGCGILTVVIRLVGGYPEGVSYSILLMNLAVPLLDKYTIPKPFGEVKK